In the Muricauda sp. MAR_2010_75 genome, one interval contains:
- a CDS encoding CoA transferase subunit A — translation MINKTVSDVSEALEGVADGMTFMLGGFGLCGIPENAISELVRLGIKDITCISNNAGVDDFGLGLLLQKHQIKKMVSSYVGENDEFERQMLSGELEVELTPQGTLAEKCRAAQAGFPAFYTPAGYGTEVAEGKETREFDGKMYVLEPAFKADFSFVKAWKGDEAGNLIFKGTARNFNPCMCGAAKITVAEVEELLPAGSLDPNEIHIPGIFVQRIFQGEKYEKRIEQRTVRQRS, via the coding sequence ATGATTAACAAAACAGTTTCAGATGTATCAGAGGCCTTGGAAGGCGTTGCCGATGGAATGACCTTCATGCTGGGTGGATTTGGCCTTTGCGGAATCCCTGAAAACGCCATTTCGGAATTGGTCAGATTGGGAATCAAGGACATCACCTGTATCTCAAATAATGCAGGAGTGGACGATTTTGGCCTCGGCCTGCTTTTGCAAAAACATCAGATTAAAAAAATGGTATCCTCCTACGTGGGTGAGAACGATGAATTTGAACGCCAAATGTTGAGTGGTGAACTGGAAGTGGAACTGACTCCCCAAGGCACCTTGGCTGAAAAATGTAGGGCGGCCCAAGCTGGTTTCCCTGCCTTTTATACGCCGGCGGGCTATGGCACCGAGGTGGCCGAAGGAAAAGAAACCCGAGAGTTTGATGGTAAAATGTATGTACTGGAACCAGCTTTCAAGGCTGACTTCTCCTTTGTGAAGGCCTGGAAAGGGGATGAGGCAGGGAATCTGATTTTCAAGGGAACAGCTCGCAATTTTAACCCCTGTATGTGCGGCGCCGCCAAGATTACGGTGGCTGAGGTGGAGGAACTCCTTCCTGCCGGAAGTCTGGATCCGAATGAGATCCATATCCCCGGCATATTTGTGCAGCGCATTTTTCAGGGGGAGAAATACGAGAAACGAATTGAACAACGAACCGTTAGACAAAGATCATAG
- a CDS encoding helix-turn-helix domain-containing protein, producing MYIIKQLRRKKNISQSKLGKEIGVSLRTIQLYERKNANIPIKNLTKIANFFDMTIAELYLQEVNDLGESYTKKQPFTKHGSVFYPLDHGKYLVMAPLVMVEWHKKYIESLEKQQGRIPFQSAFVIDFLAKEPHRIFEVSGDSMNDDSLNAIPNKAFVLGLGLKKESFTKDDETLWDKSYILVCKDRIICKQLTGYSKEKTVLLCHNLNTSPEFQDFELPLDDVLQVFRIVKKQL from the coding sequence ATGTATATAATTAAACAGTTAAGGCGTAAAAAAAATATCAGCCAATCTAAATTGGGTAAAGAAATTGGGGTCAGCCTCCGTACCATTCAGCTTTACGAGCGCAAGAACGCTAACATTCCCATTAAAAATCTCACCAAGATTGCCAATTTTTTTGATATGACCATTGCGGAACTCTATCTGCAAGAGGTGAACGATTTGGGCGAATCCTATACCAAGAAGCAACCCTTTACCAAACATGGCAGTGTTTTTTATCCTTTGGATCATGGAAAATATTTGGTGATGGCACCCTTGGTGATGGTAGAATGGCATAAAAAATATATTGAAAGCTTGGAAAAGCAGCAGGGTAGGATACCCTTTCAATCTGCATTTGTAATTGATTTTTTAGCGAAGGAACCCCATCGCATTTTTGAGGTTTCCGGTGATTCCATGAATGATGACAGCCTCAATGCCATTCCCAACAAAGCATTTGTCTTGGGATTGGGCCTTAAGAAGGAATCCTTTACAAAGGATGATGAAACCCTTTGGGACAAATCTTATATCTTGGTCTGCAAGGACCGAATCATCTGTAAGCAGCTTACAGGGTATTCCAAGGAAAAAACTGTGCTACTATGCCATAATTTGAACACCTCTCCGGAGTTCCAGGATTTTGAGTTGCCCTTAGACGATGTGCTTCAGGTTTTCAGGATTGTGAAAAAGCAACTGTAG
- a CDS encoding penicillin-binding protein 1A — MAKKAQKKQQQGYFKFIKWFWILFGSGVLVVMFIFLLASWGAFGEMPTFERLENPETNLATEFISSDGETLGKLYLDDNRTWVDYDTLPQNLVDALVATEDARYYDHSGIDARGTLRAILFLGTKGGASTISQQLSRQLFVGVRSRNLMEAVTQKIKEWVIATRLERNYTKEEIIAMYLNIYDFGYAADGIRSASRIYFGKEPYELRTEESAVLVGMLKNSSLYNPIRREELVLSRRNTVLGQMAKYDYITEEEKDSLQALKMNINFNPESHREGLATYFRMYLQRWLNGWVNENPKPDGEKWNIYLDGLKVYTTVDSRMQRNAEEAVQEHMKNLQAEFFHQNTPERNPTTPFLDLSKGAVDTIMDRAMKASPRWRYLKREGMSEKDIQATFHKKTEMTVFDWDSDSFEKDTIMTPMDSIRYYKTFLRTAMMSMEPQTGHVKAWVGGIDYKHFQYDQVYQGARQAGSTFKPFVYAAAIDQLRYSPCYTLPDNQYCIEPGKHGNMEAWCPKNSDGKYSGENLTLKKALANSVNTITAQLIDKVGPGSVVSIAKSMGLNKNIPEVPSIALGTHDFNVYEMVGAYGTFANQGVYVKPVMVTRIEDKNGTVLYEYTPETKDVLSKDVAYAMVNLMEGVTQYGSGGRLRHTFAKEQTVYKEIITGYPYELTNPIAGKTGTTQNQSDGWFMGMVPNLVTGVWVGGEERSIHFSNLTYGQGASMALPIWALYMKKNYANEELGVSKDAFEEPEEMTINIDCSKQTQEEEDDLDTEDDLEDIDF, encoded by the coding sequence ATGGCAAAGAAGGCTCAAAAGAAACAGCAGCAGGGATATTTTAAATTTATTAAGTGGTTCTGGATACTTTTTGGGTCCGGCGTTTTGGTGGTCATGTTCATTTTTCTATTGGCATCATGGGGAGCATTTGGAGAAATGCCAACCTTTGAACGTTTGGAAAACCCCGAGACCAACTTGGCCACGGAGTTTATTTCCTCAGATGGTGAAACTTTGGGGAAACTCTATTTGGATGACAACAGAACCTGGGTTGATTACGACACCTTACCACAAAATTTGGTCGATGCCCTTGTTGCTACGGAAGATGCTAGGTATTACGATCATTCTGGCATAGATGCACGCGGTACTTTGCGGGCAATTCTATTTTTGGGGACCAAAGGAGGGGCAAGTACCATTTCACAACAACTTTCCCGTCAACTTTTTGTTGGGGTGCGTTCCAGAAACCTTATGGAAGCTGTTACCCAAAAAATAAAGGAATGGGTCATTGCCACGCGTTTGGAACGAAACTATACCAAAGAGGAAATCATAGCCATGTACCTTAACATCTATGATTTTGGTTATGCGGCTGACGGTATCCGTTCCGCTTCCAGGATTTATTTTGGAAAAGAACCCTATGAACTAAGAACGGAGGAGTCAGCCGTTTTGGTAGGGATGTTGAAGAACTCATCCCTGTATAATCCCATTCGGCGTGAAGAACTCGTGCTTAGCCGAAGAAACACTGTTTTGGGTCAAATGGCCAAGTATGATTATATCACTGAGGAGGAAAAAGATTCTTTGCAGGCTCTAAAAATGAACATCAATTTCAACCCAGAATCGCACCGGGAAGGATTGGCCACCTATTTTAGGATGTATCTTCAGCGCTGGTTGAACGGTTGGGTAAATGAAAATCCAAAGCCAGATGGCGAAAAATGGAACATCTATCTGGATGGTTTGAAAGTCTACACCACTGTCGATTCCAGAATGCAGCGCAACGCTGAAGAAGCCGTGCAGGAACACATGAAAAATCTTCAGGCGGAATTCTTTCACCAGAACACCCCAGAACGTAATCCAACAACGCCATTTTTGGACTTGTCAAAAGGAGCCGTAGATACCATTATGGATAGGGCCATGAAAGCATCCCCAAGATGGCGTTACCTAAAGCGGGAGGGTATGTCCGAGAAGGATATACAAGCAACTTTCCACAAAAAGACAGAAATGACCGTCTTTGATTGGGATAGTGATTCCTTTGAAAAGGATACTATAATGACCCCAATGGATTCCATACGCTATTACAAGACCTTCTTGCGAACGGCCATGATGTCCATGGAGCCTCAAACAGGGCACGTAAAAGCATGGGTCGGGGGAATTGATTATAAACATTTTCAATATGATCAAGTTTACCAAGGGGCACGGCAGGCAGGTTCAACTTTTAAGCCTTTTGTTTATGCGGCAGCCATTGATCAATTACGCTATTCACCTTGCTACACCCTTCCAGACAACCAATACTGTATTGAACCAGGCAAACATGGCAATATGGAAGCGTGGTGTCCTAAAAATTCCGATGGAAAATACTCTGGGGAAAATCTTACCCTAAAGAAAGCGTTGGCCAACTCGGTGAATACCATTACCGCCCAGCTAATAGACAAAGTAGGGCCGGGATCTGTGGTTTCCATTGCCAAGAGCATGGGACTAAACAAAAACATCCCTGAAGTGCCGTCCATTGCTTTGGGAACCCATGACTTCAATGTCTACGAAATGGTAGGGGCCTATGGTACTTTTGCCAACCAAGGCGTATATGTGAAACCCGTGATGGTAACCCGAATTGAGGATAAAAATGGAACCGTACTCTACGAGTACACCCCAGAAACCAAAGATGTCTTGAGCAAAGACGTCGCCTATGCCATGGTCAATCTCATGGAAGGAGTCACCCAGTACGGTTCAGGGGGAAGGCTTAGACACACCTTCGCTAAAGAACAAACTGTGTATAAAGAAATCATCACTGGATATCCATATGAGCTTACCAACCCCATAGCTGGAAAGACAGGAACCACCCAAAACCAAAGTGACGGTTGGTTCATGGGAATGGTGCCCAATTTGGTGACCGGAGTTTGGGTAGGGGGCGAGGAGCGGTCCATTCACTTTTCAAACCTCACCTACGGTCAAGGCGCATCCATGGCGTTGCCAATTTGGGCCTTGTATATGAAAAAGAACTATGCCAATGAAGAACTGGGCGTTTCCAAAGATGCCTTTGAAGAGCCAGAAGAAATGACCATCAATATAGATTGCTCCAAACAAACCCAAGAAGAGGAAGATGACCTGGATACGGAGGATGATTTGGAAGACATCGATTTTTAA
- a CDS encoding outer membrane beta-barrel protein — translation MGKKNLEQLFRETFEGFQEVPDDKVWDSIEASLNKKKQKKRLVPLWWRLGGVAAVLAVLLYIINPFENAQQQNEIIVTDAETNVEQEQTNQENQAVDPSSITNGTESLVETSSETEGRENQDEQGSINSNQSLNSNQQQVANNDVMEKSGIKKQDAISPSQNTEGAAIVAMSDNKMEEKSIESDKRKENLANAISNNNQGIANEDSLDKAAQSEAFQKVMEQQKEEAVATNEEKEEDNGGKSIFDAIKEQEEEEIITDNVSSGKWSVGPSVAPVYTSASGKGSPIHSDFASNSKSGNLNLSYGLSVAYEIGKKLKIRSGVHRVNYGYDTNDVLFSSSARSGSSDKLANINYSQKAETLVVQSKNSLPSNIPTDAFLELSSNEIPVLDGKMVQQLGYIEVPVELNYALIDRKFGVDLIGGMSSLFLVDNSVLVESEGLVTEVGEATNANDVNFSANFGMGLNYDFSPKVQLSVEPVFKYQMNTFSKTAGEFQPFSIGIYSGVSFKF, via the coding sequence ATGGGGAAAAAGAATTTAGAGCAATTGTTCAGGGAGACCTTTGAAGGGTTTCAGGAAGTTCCAGATGATAAGGTCTGGGATTCCATTGAGGCTTCCTTGAACAAGAAGAAACAGAAAAAACGCTTGGTTCCACTTTGGTGGCGACTGGGTGGAGTAGCCGCGGTATTGGCTGTTTTGTTGTACATCATCAATCCCTTTGAAAATGCACAACAACAAAACGAAATCATTGTCACCGATGCGGAGACCAATGTAGAGCAAGAACAGACCAACCAAGAAAATCAAGCTGTTGACCCTTCTTCCATTACAAATGGCACAGAAAGCTTGGTTGAAACATCTTCTGAAACAGAGGGAAGGGAAAACCAAGATGAGCAGGGTTCCATCAACTCCAACCAAAGTCTTAACTCCAATCAACAACAAGTGGCCAACAACGATGTGATGGAAAAAAGCGGGATCAAAAAACAAGATGCTATTTCTCCTTCTCAAAACACAGAAGGGGCAGCAATTGTGGCCATGTCTGATAACAAAATGGAAGAGAAATCCATCGAATCCGATAAGCGGAAAGAAAATCTTGCAAATGCCATTTCCAATAACAACCAGGGGATTGCCAATGAAGATTCCCTTGACAAAGCAGCTCAGAGCGAAGCATTTCAAAAAGTGATGGAGCAGCAAAAAGAAGAGGCTGTGGCCACAAATGAAGAAAAAGAAGAGGATAACGGTGGCAAGTCCATTTTTGATGCCATTAAGGAGCAGGAAGAGGAAGAAATCATCACGGACAATGTTTCTTCTGGCAAATGGTCGGTTGGTCCATCGGTGGCTCCGGTATATACAAGTGCCTCCGGAAAAGGTTCACCAATCCACTCAGATTTTGCCTCGAACTCCAAATCAGGAAACCTGAATTTAAGCTACGGTCTTTCGGTGGCTTATGAAATTGGAAAAAAGCTGAAGATACGCTCAGGAGTGCACCGGGTAAATTATGGTTACGACACCAATGATGTGCTATTTTCTTCCTCGGCAAGATCTGGGTCCAGTGATAAATTGGCCAATATCAATTATAGTCAAAAGGCTGAGACACTCGTTGTACAAAGTAAGAACAGTCTCCCAAGCAACATTCCTACCGATGCGTTCTTAGAGCTCTCCTCCAATGAAATTCCCGTTTTGGATGGAAAAATGGTGCAGCAATTGGGCTATATAGAAGTACCGGTAGAACTGAACTATGCGCTCATTGACAGAAAATTCGGTGTTGACCTCATCGGAGGAATGAGTTCTCTTTTCCTTGTGGACAATTCCGTTTTGGTAGAGTCTGAAGGTTTAGTGACCGAGGTGGGCGAGGCCACCAATGCTAACGATGTAAACTTTAGTGCCAATTTTGGAATGGGACTCAATTACGACTTCTCTCCCAAAGTACAGCTTAGTGTAGAGCCGGTTTTTAAATATCAAATGAATACATTTTCTAAAACTGCAGGTGAATTTCAACCCTTTTCCATTGGAATATATAGCGGTGTAAGTTTTAAGTTTTAG
- a CDS encoding regulatory iron-sulfur-containing complex subunit RicT, which produces MACSSCSTGKDGQPRGCKNNGTCGTDGCNKLTVFDWLSNMSLPNGQKPFDCVEVRFKNSRKEFYRNVDNLPLSIGDVVATQAKSGHDVGMVTLTGELVRVQMKRKKVAPDDNSIPKIYRKATQRDIDVWQKCRDREEEIKKRSREIAISLRLEMKLSDVEFQGDGSKATFYYTAEDRVDFRQLIKDMAKAFGIRIEMRQIGYRQEAQRLGGIGSCGRELCCSTWLTDFRSVSTASARYQQLALNPQKLAGQCGKLKCCLNYELDMYLEALKDFPPQDSKLLTKKGLAFCQKADIFKETLWFSYKDDPATWHALHKEQVLEILELNKKNEKIASLEEYAEDNVSDEKMAFENVVGQDSLTRFDRPKKKKRRNNKKRRKPKSKASSNAK; this is translated from the coding sequence ATGGCGTGTAGCAGTTGTTCAACCGGCAAGGATGGACAACCGCGTGGTTGCAAGAACAATGGGACTTGCGGCACTGATGGTTGTAACAAGCTAACGGTCTTCGATTGGCTTTCCAATATGTCGTTGCCCAACGGTCAAAAACCCTTTGATTGCGTTGAGGTACGTTTCAAGAATAGTAGAAAGGAATTTTACAGAAATGTGGACAATCTTCCCTTGTCCATAGGCGATGTTGTGGCCACCCAGGCAAAATCCGGTCACGATGTGGGCATGGTAACCCTCACAGGAGAGTTGGTTCGGGTGCAGATGAAACGAAAAAAAGTAGCGCCGGACGACAATTCCATTCCAAAGATTTACAGAAAGGCCACACAGCGTGACATTGATGTTTGGCAAAAATGCCGGGATAGAGAAGAGGAAATTAAGAAGCGTTCCCGGGAAATAGCCATCTCTCTCCGACTTGAAATGAAACTTAGCGATGTGGAATTTCAGGGTGATGGTTCCAAAGCCACATTTTACTACACCGCAGAAGATCGCGTGGACTTTAGGCAGTTGATCAAAGACATGGCCAAAGCCTTTGGGATCCGTATTGAAATGCGACAGATAGGCTATCGTCAAGAAGCGCAGCGGTTAGGGGGCATTGGCTCCTGCGGAAGGGAATTGTGTTGCTCCACCTGGTTAACCGACTTTAGATCGGTGAGTACAGCCTCCGCAAGATATCAACAATTGGCATTGAATCCGCAGAAATTGGCAGGTCAGTGCGGTAAGCTCAAATGTTGCCTCAACTATGAACTGGACATGTATTTGGAGGCATTGAAAGATTTCCCTCCACAAGACAGCAAATTGTTGACCAAAAAAGGATTGGCCTTTTGCCAAAAAGCGGATATTTTTAAAGAGACACTTTGGTTTTCCTATAAAGATGATCCCGCCACATGGCATGCTCTGCACAAGGAACAAGTGCTTGAGATTTTGGAGCTCAACAAGAAAAATGAAAAGATTGCCAGTCTTGAAGAATATGCCGAGGACAATGTAAGCGATGAAAAAATGGCCTTTGAAAATGTAGTGGGTCAGGATAGCCTCACCCGATTTGATAGGCCCAAGAAAAAGAAACGAAGAAATAACAAGAAGCGCAGAAAGCCTAAATCTAAAGCATCATCAAATGCAAAATAG
- a CDS encoding gliding motility lipoprotein GldH has translation MQNSLLSLLILALFWSCNDKMVFSEYEPLKDGKWEVDKVVHFEFSGMDSITPHNLFINIRNDDTFPFSNLFLITELESPSGNTIKDTLEYRMTEPSGQWLGKGLGSVKENKLWFRENVVFPDSGVYKMNISHAMRKNGSVEGVHILDGITDVGLQIEKSTQ, from the coding sequence ATGCAAAATAGCCTACTTTCCCTCCTAATATTGGCTCTGTTCTGGTCCTGCAATGACAAGATGGTCTTTTCAGAATATGAACCTTTGAAAGATGGGAAATGGGAAGTGGACAAGGTAGTCCACTTTGAGTTTTCTGGGATGGATTCCATCACTCCCCACAACTTGTTCATCAACATACGAAACGATGATACCTTCCCCTTCAGCAATCTTTTTTTGATTACGGAATTGGAATCTCCAAGTGGCAATACTATAAAAGATACATTGGAGTACAGAATGACCGAACCTTCGGGCCAATGGTTGGGAAAGGGCCTTGGAAGTGTTAAGGAGAACAAACTTTGGTTCCGGGAAAACGTCGTTTTTCCAGATTCTGGCGTATATAAGATGAATATTTCCCATGCCATGCGCAAGAATGGCAGTGTGGAAGGCGTTCATATTCTGGACGGCATTACAGATGTTGGTTTGCAAATAGAAAAAAGTACCCAATAA
- a CDS encoding RNA polymerase sigma factor yields the protein MDLEELIHKCKKGERQAQAELYRKYSGILFGMCLKYSKNKTEAEDNLHDSFMTIFSKIDQYGFQGSFEGWIKRITVNTVLQKYRKEQHLNVVSENIGEETDVDAEGTDISLSTLLGYIQELPNKYRLTFNLYVLDGYSHKEISEMLGTSTGTSKSNLARAKMILREKIEKEKINIA from the coding sequence TTGGATCTTGAAGAGCTGATACATAAATGTAAAAAAGGAGAACGGCAGGCACAAGCTGAACTATACCGGAAATATTCCGGTATTCTTTTCGGTATGTGTCTCAAGTATTCCAAAAATAAAACTGAGGCGGAGGACAATCTCCATGACAGTTTTATGACCATTTTCAGCAAGATAGACCAATATGGCTTTCAAGGTTCCTTTGAGGGTTGGATCAAGCGGATTACCGTAAATACCGTACTGCAGAAGTACCGAAAAGAACAGCACCTCAATGTAGTTTCAGAAAATATTGGTGAAGAAACTGATGTGGATGCCGAGGGGACGGACATAAGCCTGTCCACCCTTTTGGGATATATTCAAGAGTTGCCGAACAAGTATAGACTTACCTTCAACCTTTATGTGTTGGACGGGTATAGTCACAAGGAGATAAGTGAGATGTTGGGGACATCCACGGGAACCTCAAAGTCGAATCTGGCCCGTGCCAAAATGATCTTGAGGGAAAAAATAGAAAAGGAAAAAATAAACATTGCTTAA
- the recA gene encoding recombinase RecA gives MSNEKEAKLKALKLTLDKLDKTYGKGAVMKMGDSVVEDVEAIPSGSLGLDIALGVGGYPRGRVIEIYGPESSGKTTLTLHAIAEAQKAGGIAAFIDAEHAFDRFYAKKLGVDIDNLIISQPDHGEQALEITENLIRSGAIDIVIVDSVAALTPKSEIEGEMGDSKMGLHARLMSQALRKLTSTISKTKCTVIFINQLREKIGVMFGNPETTTGGNALKFYASVRLDIRRSTQIKDTEGDVQGNKTRVKVVKNKVAPPFRTAEFDIMYGEGISKIGEILDLGVAYEIVKKSGSWFSYGDTKLGQGRDAVKALLMDNPELSEELEGKIKEAISAVKA, from the coding sequence ATGAGCAACGAAAAAGAAGCAAAATTAAAAGCCCTCAAACTAACGCTGGATAAACTGGATAAGACCTACGGTAAAGGTGCCGTCATGAAAATGGGCGATAGTGTAGTGGAAGATGTTGAGGCAATACCTTCTGGATCGTTGGGATTGGACATTGCCCTTGGTGTGGGTGGATACCCTCGTGGACGGGTCATTGAAATTTATGGTCCAGAGTCATCCGGTAAGACCACATTGACCTTGCATGCCATTGCCGAGGCACAAAAAGCAGGGGGTATTGCTGCCTTTATTGATGCAGAACACGCTTTTGACCGTTTCTACGCCAAAAAATTGGGCGTGGATATTGATAACCTCATCATATCTCAGCCAGACCACGGTGAACAGGCCTTGGAGATTACAGAGAACTTGATTCGCTCTGGAGCCATTGACATTGTTATTGTGGATTCTGTTGCTGCCCTTACGCCAAAAAGTGAGATCGAAGGCGAAATGGGAGATTCCAAAATGGGTCTCCATGCACGTTTAATGTCGCAGGCCCTCAGAAAATTGACCTCAACCATCAGTAAGACCAAGTGTACCGTAATTTTCATTAACCAATTGCGTGAAAAAATAGGGGTGATGTTCGGCAATCCCGAAACCACTACGGGTGGAAACGCCCTTAAATTTTATGCGTCTGTTCGGTTAGATATCAGAAGGTCAACTCAAATTAAAGACACTGAAGGTGATGTGCAAGGAAACAAGACGCGCGTAAAGGTGGTGAAGAACAAAGTTGCGCCTCCGTTCAGAACAGCAGAATTTGATATAATGTATGGCGAGGGAATCTCTAAAATTGGGGAAATCCTGGACTTGGGCGTTGCCTATGAGATTGTAAAGAAAAGTGGTTCGTGGTTCAGTTATGGAGACACCAAGCTGGGGCAGGGAAGAGACGCCGTAAAAGCATTGTTAATGGACAATCCTGAACTTTCCGAAGAATTGGAAGGCAAGATCAAAGAAGCCATTTCCGCAGTTAAAGCATAA
- a CDS encoding rhodanese-related sulfurtransferase: MQLYNTLSAKEREKLIEEAGKDRLTISFYKYAHIGNPQILRNHLFIAWDQMEVLGRIYVAHEGINAQLSVPAENFTDFKAHLDSISFLENVRLNIAIEQDNKSFLKLKVKVRDKIVADGLNDHTFDVTNKGIHVGAEQFNELIEDPDTVLVDMRNHYESEIGHFKNAITPDVDTFRDSLDVIEQDLAEHKEDKKLVMYCTGGIRCEKASAYYKHKGFKNVYQLEGGIIEYTRQVQDKKLENKFLGKNFVFDHRRGERISEDVIAHCHQCGKPCDTHVNCANEACHLLFIQCDECAAAMDNCCSVECKEIHALPYEEQKKLRKGKVVSNKIFKKGRSPVLKYKK, translated from the coding sequence ATGCAACTGTACAATACATTAAGTGCAAAGGAAAGGGAAAAGCTTATTGAGGAAGCCGGAAAAGATCGGCTTACCATCTCTTTCTATAAATATGCACACATTGGAAACCCCCAGATTCTGAGAAATCATCTTTTTATTGCTTGGGACCAAATGGAGGTTTTGGGTCGAATTTATGTGGCCCATGAAGGAATCAACGCACAACTCTCAGTACCAGCCGAAAACTTCACGGATTTTAAGGCCCATTTGGACAGTATCTCCTTTTTGGAAAATGTTCGGTTGAACATCGCCATAGAGCAGGACAATAAATCCTTCTTGAAATTGAAGGTTAAAGTTCGTGATAAAATTGTGGCCGATGGCCTCAATGACCACACCTTTGATGTCACCAACAAAGGTATCCATGTAGGGGCCGAACAGTTCAACGAACTGATTGAAGATCCTGATACCGTGTTGGTAGACATGAGAAACCATTACGAAAGCGAGATAGGCCATTTTAAAAATGCCATTACTCCAGATGTGGACACCTTCCGGGATTCATTGGACGTTATTGAGCAAGATTTGGCCGAACACAAAGAGGATAAAAAATTGGTCATGTACTGTACCGGTGGAATCCGTTGTGAAAAGGCAAGCGCCTACTACAAGCACAAAGGGTTTAAAAATGTATACCAATTGGAAGGGGGCATCATAGAATATACCCGCCAAGTACAGGACAAGAAGCTAGAGAACAAGTTTTTGGGGAAAAACTTTGTTTTTGACCACAGGCGAGGAGAGCGTATTTCAGAAGATGTCATCGCCCACTGCCATCAATGCGGAAAACCTTGCGACACCCATGTCAACTGTGCCAATGAAGCATGCCATTTGTTGTTTATCCAGTGTGATGAATGTGCCGCTGCTATGGACAATTGCTGCTCTGTGGAATGTAAGGAAATCCATGCACTGCCCTATGAAGAACAAAAAAAGTTGCGCAAGGGAAAGGTGGTCAGCAACAAGATTTTTAAAAAAGGGCGTTCCCCGGTTTTGAAATACAAGAAATAG
- a CDS encoding 3-oxoacid CoA-transferase subunit B → MLDKNGIAKRIAKEVKDGYYVNLGIGIPTLVANFVRDDISVEFQSENGVLGMGPFPFEGEEDADIINAGKQTITTLPGASFFDSALSFSMIRGQHVDLTILGAMEVAENGDIANWKIPGKMVKGMGGAMDLVASAENIIVAMMHTNRAGESKLLKRCTLPLTGVGCVKKIVTNLAVLEVTSKGFKLLERAPGVPVEEIRKATEGSLVVDGEIPEMKI, encoded by the coding sequence ATGCTGGATAAAAACGGAATCGCAAAACGGATTGCAAAAGAGGTCAAGGATGGATACTACGTCAATTTGGGCATTGGCATTCCAACTTTGGTGGCCAATTTTGTTCGTGATGATATTAGTGTGGAGTTTCAAAGTGAAAATGGGGTGCTTGGTATGGGGCCTTTTCCTTTTGAAGGGGAAGAAGATGCGGATATCATCAATGCCGGAAAACAGACCATCACCACCTTACCGGGAGCTTCTTTTTTTGACTCGGCCTTGAGCTTTTCCATGATTCGCGGACAACATGTGGACCTTACCATTTTAGGGGCAATGGAAGTGGCAGAAAATGGGGATATTGCCAATTGGAAGATTCCCGGCAAAATGGTCAAGGGAATGGGAGGAGCTATGGATTTAGTGGCATCCGCAGAGAACATAATCGTGGCCATGATGCATACCAATAGAGCGGGGGAGTCCAAATTGCTAAAACGGTGTACGCTTCCACTAACTGGTGTAGGCTGTGTAAAAAAGATAGTGACAAACCTAGCCGTTTTGGAAGTGACTTCCAAAGGTTTTAAACTTCTCGAACGAGCACCAGGAGTACCTGTGGAAGAGATTCGGAAAGCCACTGAAGGAAGCTTGGTTGTGGATGGAGAAATCCCCGAAATGAAGATTTAG
- a CDS encoding GNAT family N-acetyltransferase — translation MGLNFRECQTSDLDELVKISKDTFAAAFEKDNNPDDFQDYIQKAFSPESLEKELKNPNSIFYFVFDGETLVGYFKLNIGAAQTDVHDKNAVELERIYVKQEYQGKKVGAKMLNEILDLGKKHNKEYLWLGVWEHNPKAIRFYQRHGFQKFGEHPYYIGTDKQTDWLLRLDL, via the coding sequence ATGGGCCTCAATTTTAGGGAGTGTCAAACTTCTGATTTGGATGAGTTGGTGAAAATATCCAAAGATACTTTTGCAGCTGCTTTTGAAAAGGATAATAATCCCGATGATTTCCAAGACTACATTCAAAAGGCGTTCAGTCCTGAAAGTTTGGAAAAAGAACTGAAGAACCCCAATTCCATTTTCTATTTTGTGTTTGATGGTGAAACCTTGGTAGGATACTTTAAGTTGAATATTGGTGCCGCCCAAACCGATGTCCATGACAAAAATGCTGTGGAGTTGGAGCGGATTTATGTGAAACAGGAATACCAAGGGAAAAAGGTGGGGGCCAAAATGCTCAATGAAATTTTGGATCTTGGTAAAAAACACAACAAAGAATACTTATGGTTGGGGGTGTGGGAACACAACCCCAAGGCCATTCGTTTTTACCAAAGGCATGGCTTCCAAAAGTTTGGGGAGCACCCTTACTATATTGGCACAGACAAACAGACGGACTGGCTTCTTCGGTTAGACCTTTAA